In a single window of the Pseudogemmatithrix spongiicola genome:
- a CDS encoding DEAD/DEAH box helicase family protein encodes MRARIAAAVLATPAAPALGRFTLRPAQQESVTAIRHALRGHAGALVADAAGSGKTVLALAVAAGYDEVLVLTPAAVREQWRRAARDAGVAVRLESHETLSRSRRVQAAPLIIVDEAHHFRNPRSVRYAALARLARGRHLLLLSATPVVNRPADRDALLSLFLGSRPRTPQLLERVILRRAGRPEASVAVRELPSLLGDADVPGLTERLACLPPPLPVADGSSAVALVRITLAMAWSSSLAALDAALRRRIQRGMAMADTLREGRWPTRDALRDWIIGDDATQLALLLDPSELPRTPPPEAAATLARHLDAVHAMRACVAPMLESDAAARADAIRRLLDCEAPRRVVLLARHAETVRALYAQLRNLPGVVAIIGTRVHAAAGRWTRDEVLRALGPRQPPWRPDDPRGIRLLLATDILAEGVELQGCATLIHGDPAWTPARFEQRVGRVARDGQRDTVHVLRFAMPAGAAALLDLTERLRRKREARRRSLAHTTATTALRDAVERWHADPEDVESPAGPVVAAAEGQHDGMLIVLSAGSAQPSRLLAAVHREGRWQVSPRAATAHRLVVGCGHPLQLRGQDLRVARQVVSAWRRQVASRQVVRDVDTLPTPLLRRVAQRLDRWIQAAPLAQRSAAVARARRLQAGLSSARGAGAEADVRSALRQTRVDECLDRLEQLIEERPVLARPATERISALLILRRRLPAAPAPPAPSIESAATR; translated from the coding sequence GTGCGCGCGCGCATCGCCGCCGCGGTGCTCGCCACCCCCGCGGCACCCGCGCTCGGCCGCTTCACCTTGCGCCCTGCGCAGCAAGAGAGCGTGACGGCGATCCGCCATGCGTTGCGCGGGCACGCAGGGGCGCTCGTGGCAGACGCGGCCGGCAGCGGCAAGACCGTCCTCGCCCTCGCCGTTGCCGCAGGCTACGACGAGGTGCTGGTGCTTACGCCGGCCGCCGTGCGCGAGCAGTGGCGGCGCGCGGCCCGCGATGCGGGTGTTGCCGTTCGACTTGAAAGCCACGAGACCCTGAGTCGGAGTCGCCGCGTGCAAGCGGCGCCGCTGATCATCGTCGACGAAGCGCATCACTTCCGCAACCCGCGCAGCGTGCGCTACGCGGCGCTCGCGCGATTGGCTCGCGGCCGCCATCTCCTGCTGCTCTCGGCGACGCCCGTGGTCAATCGCCCCGCCGATCGCGATGCGCTGCTCTCGCTCTTCCTCGGCTCGCGACCGCGCACGCCGCAGCTCCTCGAGCGCGTGATCCTGCGTCGCGCCGGACGGCCCGAGGCGTCCGTCGCCGTGCGCGAGCTTCCTTCACTGCTCGGCGATGCCGATGTCCCGGGCCTCACTGAGCGTCTGGCCTGTCTCCCGCCGCCATTGCCGGTGGCCGATGGCAGCAGCGCTGTCGCGCTCGTGCGCATCACGTTGGCGATGGCGTGGAGCTCCAGCCTCGCAGCCCTGGATGCAGCGCTTCGGCGCCGGATCCAACGTGGCATGGCAATGGCCGATACGCTGCGCGAGGGGCGTTGGCCCACGCGCGACGCACTGCGTGACTGGATCATCGGCGACGACGCGACGCAACTCGCGCTGCTCCTGGACCCTTCGGAGCTCCCCCGCACCCCGCCGCCCGAGGCCGCGGCGACGCTCGCGCGGCACCTCGACGCGGTACACGCGATGCGTGCCTGCGTCGCGCCGATGCTCGAATCGGACGCTGCCGCGCGCGCGGACGCGATTCGCCGGCTGCTGGATTGCGAGGCCCCCCGTCGCGTGGTGCTGCTGGCACGGCATGCCGAAACAGTCCGGGCGCTCTACGCGCAGCTGCGGAATCTCCCCGGTGTCGTCGCCATCATCGGGACACGCGTGCATGCTGCCGCCGGCCGCTGGACGCGCGACGAAGTGCTCCGCGCGCTTGGCCCGCGCCAGCCGCCATGGCGCCCCGACGACCCGCGCGGCATCCGGCTCCTGCTCGCGACCGATATCCTCGCCGAGGGTGTCGAGCTCCAGGGCTGCGCGACGCTCATCCACGGCGACCCCGCGTGGACGCCAGCGCGGTTCGAACAGCGCGTCGGCCGCGTCGCGCGTGACGGTCAGCGCGACACCGTCCACGTGCTGCGGTTCGCCATGCCGGCGGGAGCCGCGGCGCTGCTCGACCTCACCGAACGCCTGCGCCGCAAACGGGAGGCCCGACGGCGCTCATTGGCGCACACGACGGCAACGACCGCGCTGCGCGACGCCGTGGAGCGCTGGCATGCCGACCCCGAGGACGTGGAATCCCCAGCAGGGCCAGTGGTCGCCGCAGCGGAAGGACAGCACGACGGGATGCTCATCGTGCTTAGCGCTGGATCAGCACAGCCAAGCCGTCTCCTCGCTGCCGTGCACCGCGAGGGCCGATGGCAGGTGAGTCCTCGCGCGGCAACCGCACACCGGCTCGTGGTCGGTTGCGGGCATCCGCTGCAGCTGCGGGGCCAGGATCTGCGCGTCGCGCGCCAAGTGGTGTCCGCGTGGCGGCGCCAAGTCGCCTCCCGGCAGGTGGTGCGTGACGTCGACACGCTCCCCACCCCGCTTCTGCGGCGGGTCGCGCAGCGGCTCGACCGGTGGATTCAGGCGGCACCGCTGGCACAACGCAGCGCCGCAGTCGCACGCGCTCGCCGACTTCAGGCCGGGCTGTCCTCGGCCAGGGGAGCGGGAGCCGAGGCCGATGTGCGCTCAGCATTGCGGCAAACGCGCGTCGACGAGTGCCTCGACCGACTCGAGCAGCTCATCGAGGAGCGCCCGGTTCTCGCACGCCCCGCCACCGAGCGCATCAGCGCCCTGCTGATTCTCCGCCGCCGATTGCCGGCCGCTCCCGCTCCGCCAGCACCTTCGATTGAAAGCGCTGCGACTCGCTGA
- a CDS encoding Eco57I restriction-modification methylase domain-containing protein, with translation MFSTRDATAALSALADPRALAQLSQLLGFGAPIPIDRRTLARLSLGEDAPRAWVAPREDGLRALLVRVRQGGDAAARTSAYCRAITREAPERCWLVLACFEATSEIVIAAAPPEPREAVPLCVIDPHAPRESDAETLAALVGSREGPDLLVHLRWRETLGRAALTRRFYLELEQQVTTMARHAQGNANADARRTIALLHASRLLFVAFLEARGWLDGDREFLRRHFAERARGGTSAHRRFLDPLWFGTLNTPWRNRAAAARAFGRVPFLNGGLFTRSAIERRHADLRFTDESLDAVIGGLLSRYRLTPRESRDTWSEAAVDPEMLGRAFESLMQGALRRTRGAFYTPPALITQLTREGLAAAFEARGVPAEQLWSLWDGARPTRKAQLRLQQALAGFTVLDPACGSGAFLVYALEELAGLHQRCADALPLGTRRRDVLTRSIFGVDIDPTAVWLCQLRLWLSVVVEEPEDDPLRLPPLPNLDQNIREGDALAGNGFDDAFLPASPGLTAQRLRYTRAVGIRKRTLGQALQRAERERAIAAEVARGARLQGIRRELLLAARAPDLFRARRGVERATQQRLDELRTAIRRSRRNVESLRGGAALPFSFVTYFPDVAAAGGFSLTLGNPPWVRTHGIAAEQRASLRERFAVFRSAAWDAGAADAAAGKGFASQVDLAALFTERAVRLTQREGAIALLLPAKLWGSLAGGGLRALLQMQAPPLLLEEWQDSSAGFDAVVYPSAFVARRQSPSDVPPQLRVVAHRRDLPLPWTMHRERLALDDTPGAPWLLLPPDVRDAFDALGAAGIPLARSPLARPQLGVKCGCNEAFVLDRGDGSVKDVEPHLVRPLLRGEHLAPWRPAASARDAAILWTHDARGKPLSDLPAEAHRRLSRWRRQLEQRSDGRGGPWWALFRTDAARTDRARVVWGDIGRSPRALVLPRGDMTVPLNTCYVVRAPSDDDAHTLAVLLNSSVGTAWLSALAEPARGGYRRFLGWTCARLPIPRDWTRAVRLLAPLGREASEGMVPDVWTMTERVLEAYAVEHSAVAALLSWHQL, from the coding sequence GTGTTCTCAACCCGCGATGCTACCGCCGCGCTCAGCGCGCTTGCCGATCCGCGTGCGCTGGCCCAGCTGAGCCAGCTCCTGGGCTTCGGCGCTCCGATTCCGATTGACCGCCGGACCTTGGCACGCCTCTCGCTCGGTGAGGACGCGCCCCGGGCGTGGGTCGCGCCGCGAGAAGACGGCCTGCGGGCGTTGCTGGTTCGGGTTCGGCAGGGCGGCGACGCGGCAGCGCGCACGAGCGCCTACTGTCGGGCAATCACGCGCGAGGCACCCGAACGTTGCTGGCTGGTGCTCGCGTGCTTCGAAGCGACGTCCGAGATCGTCATCGCCGCCGCACCACCGGAGCCGCGCGAGGCAGTCCCGCTCTGCGTCATCGACCCGCACGCGCCGCGCGAGAGCGACGCCGAGACGTTGGCGGCCCTCGTGGGCAGTCGCGAGGGTCCAGACCTCCTCGTCCACCTGCGCTGGCGCGAGACGCTCGGCCGCGCCGCGCTCACCCGACGGTTCTATCTCGAACTCGAGCAGCAGGTCACGACGATGGCCCGTCACGCGCAGGGCAACGCCAATGCCGACGCGCGGCGGACCATCGCCCTGCTACACGCGTCGCGGCTGCTGTTCGTCGCGTTCCTTGAGGCGCGCGGTTGGCTCGACGGTGACCGCGAGTTCCTGCGGCGGCATTTCGCCGAACGCGCGCGCGGCGGCACCTCCGCGCATCGGCGCTTCCTCGACCCACTCTGGTTCGGCACGCTGAACACGCCGTGGCGCAATCGCGCGGCGGCGGCGCGGGCGTTCGGGCGCGTCCCGTTCCTCAATGGCGGACTGTTCACGCGCAGCGCGATCGAGCGGCGCCACGCCGACCTGCGTTTCACCGACGAGTCGCTCGATGCAGTCATCGGTGGCTTGCTGTCGCGGTATCGACTCACCCCGCGGGAATCCCGCGACACGTGGAGCGAGGCCGCCGTCGACCCCGAGATGCTCGGGCGCGCCTTCGAGTCGCTCATGCAGGGCGCCCTGCGCCGCACCCGTGGCGCGTTCTACACACCACCGGCGCTGATCACGCAACTCACCCGCGAAGGCCTCGCGGCTGCATTCGAGGCGCGCGGGGTTCCGGCCGAGCAGCTCTGGAGCCTCTGGGACGGCGCGCGCCCCACGCGCAAGGCACAGCTGCGCCTGCAGCAAGCCCTCGCGGGATTCACCGTCCTCGATCCCGCCTGCGGGTCGGGCGCGTTCCTGGTCTATGCACTCGAGGAGCTTGCGGGACTGCATCAGCGCTGCGCCGACGCGCTCCCCCTCGGTACCCGCCGACGCGACGTGCTCACGCGCAGCATCTTCGGCGTCGATATCGATCCGACCGCCGTCTGGCTCTGTCAGCTGCGACTCTGGCTGTCGGTGGTCGTCGAGGAACCGGAGGACGACCCGCTGCGCCTGCCACCGCTTCCGAACCTCGACCAGAACATCCGCGAGGGCGACGCGCTGGCGGGGAACGGATTCGATGACGCGTTCCTTCCGGCGTCTCCGGGGCTCACGGCGCAGCGACTGCGTTACACCCGTGCCGTCGGCATCCGCAAGCGCACCCTGGGCCAGGCGCTGCAGCGTGCAGAGCGGGAGCGGGCCATCGCCGCCGAGGTGGCGCGCGGCGCACGGCTGCAGGGCATCCGCCGCGAGCTGCTGCTTGCCGCCCGCGCCCCCGACCTGTTCCGCGCGCGGCGCGGCGTCGAGCGCGCCACGCAGCAGCGGCTCGACGAACTCCGCACGGCCATCCGGCGGTCGCGGCGGAACGTCGAGTCCCTGCGCGGCGGTGCGGCCTTGCCGTTCAGCTTCGTCACGTACTTTCCCGACGTCGCGGCCGCTGGCGGCTTCTCGCTGACGCTGGGGAATCCCCCGTGGGTACGCACGCACGGCATCGCGGCGGAGCAACGCGCCTCGCTGCGGGAGCGGTTCGCGGTGTTCCGGAGTGCGGCGTGGGACGCGGGTGCGGCGGACGCGGCAGCCGGCAAGGGATTCGCGTCACAAGTGGACCTCGCGGCGCTGTTCACTGAGCGGGCCGTTCGCCTGACGCAGCGGGAGGGGGCGATCGCCCTGCTGCTTCCCGCGAAGCTCTGGGGATCGCTCGCGGGTGGTGGACTCCGTGCGTTGCTACAGATGCAGGCCCCACCGTTGCTGCTCGAGGAGTGGCAGGATTCCTCCGCGGGCTTCGACGCCGTCGTGTATCCCTCCGCGTTCGTGGCGCGGCGGCAGTCGCCGAGCGATGTGCCGCCTCAGCTGCGAGTCGTCGCGCATCGGCGCGACTTGCCGCTGCCGTGGACCATGCATCGCGAACGCTTGGCGCTCGACGACACGCCGGGTGCGCCATGGCTGCTGCTGCCTCCGGACGTGCGGGACGCCTTCGACGCGCTCGGCGCGGCGGGCATCCCGTTGGCGCGCTCGCCACTCGCGCGCCCGCAGCTCGGCGTGAAGTGCGGCTGCAACGAAGCGTTCGTGCTCGATCGCGGTGACGGTTCGGTGAAGGACGTCGAACCGCATCTCGTCCGCCCGCTGCTGCGTGGCGAGCATCTCGCACCGTGGCGTCCCGCGGCGAGTGCGCGCGATGCGGCGATCCTGTGGACGCACGACGCGCGCGGCAAGCCGTTGAGCGATCTGCCGGCCGAGGCGCATCGGCGGCTCTCGCGCTGGCGGCGTCAGCTGGAGCAACGCAGCGATGGGCGCGGCGGCCCGTGGTGGGCGCTGTTCCGGACCGACGCGGCACGCACGGACCGTGCGCGCGTGGTGTGGGGCGATATCGGGCGCAGTCCCCGCGCCCTCGTGCTGCCGCGCGGTGATATGACGGTGCCGCTCAACACCTGCTACGTGGTCCGCGCGCCGTCCGATGACGACGCACACACGCTGGCGGTGCTGCTCAACTCGTCCGTGGGCACCGCGTGGCTCTCGGCACTCGCAGAGCCCGCGCGCGGCGGATACCGACGGTTCCTCGGCTGGACCTGTGCGCGCCTTCCCATCCCCCGCGACTGGACGCGCGCCGTGCGCCTGCTCGCACCCCTCGGGCGCGAGGCGTCGGAGGGCATGGTGCCCGATGTGTGGACGATGACGGAGCGGGTACTCGAGGCCTATGCGGTGGAACACAGCGCCGTCGCGGCGCTGCTCTCGTGGCATCAACTCTGA
- a CDS encoding phosphatase PAP2 family protein: MKGAAWRALAVTIAATAVAMLVDRTVFELFNAPKVYDKDLGRLLRIIGFAGTWLALALAVGFQHDGSAVARVVARRRGWLLFWSPMLAGALAELLKIVVRRERPALNDGGYGFRPWDERTWSGAGLAFPSSHAAVAFGGAFMLARLFPRAKWVGIVLAVGCGITRIVARAHFVSDVVFAAGLGWLVSWFLWRRWAPVTEPATPPSAQ, encoded by the coding sequence ATGAAGGGCGCTGCGTGGCGTGCGCTGGCCGTCACGATTGCCGCGACGGCCGTGGCGATGCTCGTGGACCGCACGGTGTTCGAGTTGTTCAATGCGCCGAAGGTCTACGACAAGGATCTCGGTCGGCTCTTGCGCATCATCGGATTCGCCGGGACTTGGCTGGCCCTCGCGCTCGCCGTGGGATTCCAGCACGACGGCAGTGCCGTGGCGCGCGTCGTCGCCAGGCGCCGCGGCTGGTTGCTGTTCTGGAGTCCGATGCTCGCCGGCGCGTTGGCGGAGCTGCTGAAGATCGTGGTGCGCCGAGAGCGTCCGGCGTTGAACGACGGCGGCTATGGATTCCGGCCCTGGGACGAGCGGACCTGGAGTGGCGCCGGCCTCGCGTTCCCGAGCTCGCATGCGGCGGTCGCGTTCGGCGGCGCGTTCATGCTGGCGCGCCTGTTTCCGCGGGCGAAGTGGGTGGGCATCGTGCTGGCGGTGGGCTGCGGGATCACGCGCATCGTGGCGCGGGCGCATTTCGTCAGCGATGTGGTCTTCGCCGCCGGACTCGGGTGGCTCGTCAGTTGGTTCCTGTGGCGCCGCTGGGCGCCGGTTACGGAACCGGCGACGCCACCATCCGCGCAATAA
- a CDS encoding glycosyltransferase, translating into MIADHWLAATLGALWVTLLVTVVLRFLDSKRLSAYTPVSRGDAPPLSVVIPARNESRNIEACVRSVLTSDYPRLEVIVVDDHSTDGTGEIARRLAAEDTRLRVVAAPDLPAGWFGKQWACHTGARAASGTLLCFTDADTRHAPRLLSLSVGAMRQRGADLFTVAGHQQALTFWEKVIQPFVFSILLSRYGGLEAMSRSSKPLDKIANGQFILMSRGAYDAIGGHDAVKDHVAEDLRLAQLATARGLQAHMLLARDELQTRMYTSLAEIRRGWGKNVYAAGRDTMPLNAVTGRIFPWIFPLPALMPVLPLLCLTLGLAGVWGPGALVFGAIAAPATLLFYAGVYGFSRLNPLWALLYPLAAVTFSWICAEAAWRGSKVEWKGRGYVSRRAT; encoded by the coding sequence GTGATCGCCGACCATTGGCTCGCGGCGACGCTGGGCGCGCTCTGGGTCACGCTCCTGGTGACCGTCGTGCTGCGCTTCCTCGACAGCAAACGACTCTCGGCGTACACCCCGGTCTCGCGCGGTGATGCGCCACCGCTCTCGGTGGTGATCCCGGCGCGGAACGAATCGCGGAACATCGAGGCCTGCGTGCGCAGCGTGCTCACCAGCGACTATCCGCGCCTCGAGGTCATCGTCGTCGACGACCACTCCACCGACGGCACGGGTGAGATCGCGCGGCGCCTCGCCGCCGAGGATACGCGCCTGCGCGTAGTGGCGGCGCCCGACCTGCCCGCCGGATGGTTCGGCAAGCAATGGGCCTGCCACACCGGCGCGCGCGCCGCGTCGGGCACGCTGCTCTGCTTCACCGATGCCGACACGCGGCACGCCCCGCGGCTGCTCAGCTTGAGCGTCGGCGCGATGCGTCAGCGCGGCGCCGACCTGTTCACCGTGGCGGGCCATCAGCAGGCGCTGACGTTCTGGGAGAAGGTCATCCAGCCGTTCGTGTTCAGCATCCTGCTCTCGCGCTACGGCGGGCTCGAGGCGATGAGCCGCTCCAGCAAGCCGCTGGACAAGATCGCCAACGGCCAGTTCATCCTGATGTCGCGCGGCGCATACGACGCCATCGGCGGCCACGACGCGGTGAAGGACCACGTGGCCGAGGACCTGCGGCTGGCGCAGTTGGCGACGGCGCGCGGACTGCAGGCCCACATGCTGCTCGCCCGCGACGAGCTGCAGACACGCATGTACACCTCGCTGGCCGAGATCCGACGCGGCTGGGGCAAGAACGTCTATGCAGCCGGGCGTGATACCATGCCGCTGAATGCCGTGACCGGACGGATCTTCCCGTGGATCTTCCCGTTGCCGGCGCTGATGCCGGTGCTGCCGCTGCTGTGCCTCACGCTCGGCCTCGCCGGCGTATGGGGCCCGGGCGCGCTGGTCTTCGGCGCGATCGCCGCGCCGGCCACGCTGCTCTTCTATGCGGGGGTGTACGGATTCTCGCGGTTGAATCCGCTGTGGGCGCTGTTGTATCCACTGGCCGCCGTGACGTTCAGTTGGATCTGCGCCGAGGCGGCGTGGCGCGGCAGCAAGGTGGAGTGGAAGGGACGGGGCTATGTGTCGCGGAGGGCGACGTGA
- a CDS encoding rhodanese-like domain-containing protein, producing the protein MAYKTATDLINEAKSRIREVTAADVAKTLGQPGAPVLLDVREPNETNLGRIPGAIVIPRGTMESKIEPLIPRDANLVIYCAGGNRSALAADTLQQMGYSNVASMAGGWGAWVAAGGPVEG; encoded by the coding sequence ATGGCCTACAAGACCGCTACCGACCTCATCAACGAGGCGAAGTCCCGCATCCGTGAAGTCACGGCTGCCGACGTCGCCAAGACGCTGGGCCAGCCCGGCGCCCCGGTGCTCCTCGACGTGCGCGAGCCCAACGAGACGAACCTCGGCCGGATTCCCGGCGCGATCGTCATCCCGCGCGGCACGATGGAGAGCAAGATCGAGCCGCTGATCCCGCGGGACGCGAACCTCGTGATATACTGCGCGGGCGGCAACCGCTCCGCGCTCGCCGCCGACACCCTGCAGCAGATGGGCTACAGCAACGTCGCCTCGATGGCGGGTGGCTGGGGTGCCTGGGTCGCCGCCGGCGGACCTGTCGAAGGCTGA
- a CDS encoding dicarboxylate/amino acid:cation symporter has product MSLTLQVLLALLAGLGLGLGLSGSDSASAATVLSTLGPIGTLFINAIRMTVIPLVTATLIVGVGSAPSPQAVGRLGARSLVTFVVVLAAASAVGVVFGSWLLGAFSFDAATVEAMRATASSDVAGGASVPTLGEWIVGLVPVNPIKAAADGAMLPLILFSVCFAAALTRVREERRAAVLRVFEGIQDASLVLVRAILALAPIGVFALAVPLAAKLGLAAAGALVVYISVVSSICLGFMAFVLYPAAVLLGKVPLRRFAEAALPAQGIAFSSRSSLAALPAMLDSVRDTLKLPPTIGSFFIPLAASMFRAGAGIGQTVGVLFIAKLYGVDLGTAQLATIAVTSVITSFSVPGVPGGSILVMIPVLMSAGIPIEGIGILLGVDTIPDMFRTTTNVTGHMAAATVLARGEGGGDRAVGATAA; this is encoded by the coding sequence ATGTCGCTCACGCTCCAGGTGCTGCTCGCCCTGCTCGCCGGCCTCGGACTCGGCCTGGGACTCTCCGGCTCCGACTCGGCCTCCGCCGCGACGGTGCTGTCCACGCTTGGGCCCATCGGTACGCTGTTCATCAACGCGATCCGCATGACGGTCATCCCGCTGGTGACGGCGACGCTGATCGTCGGCGTGGGGTCGGCCCCGAGCCCGCAGGCGGTGGGCCGGCTCGGCGCGCGGTCGCTGGTGACCTTCGTGGTCGTGCTCGCCGCCGCGAGTGCGGTGGGCGTGGTGTTCGGCTCGTGGCTGCTCGGGGCCTTCTCCTTCGACGCCGCGACGGTCGAGGCGATGCGCGCCACCGCCTCGAGCGACGTCGCGGGCGGTGCCAGCGTGCCGACGCTTGGCGAGTGGATCGTCGGCTTGGTGCCGGTGAATCCCATCAAGGCCGCAGCCGACGGCGCAATGCTGCCGTTGATCCTGTTCAGCGTCTGCTTCGCCGCCGCGCTGACCCGTGTGCGCGAGGAGCGCCGCGCGGCGGTGCTGCGGGTGTTCGAAGGAATCCAGGACGCGTCGCTGGTCCTCGTGCGCGCGATCCTCGCGCTGGCGCCGATCGGCGTGTTCGCGTTGGCCGTGCCGTTGGCCGCCAAGCTCGGGCTCGCGGCCGCCGGTGCGCTCGTGGTCTACATCAGCGTGGTGAGCAGCATCTGCCTCGGCTTCATGGCCTTCGTGCTTTACCCGGCGGCCGTGCTGCTCGGCAAGGTGCCGCTGCGGCGCTTCGCCGAGGCGGCACTCCCGGCACAGGGCATCGCCTTCAGCTCGCGCTCGTCGCTGGCCGCGCTGCCGGCGATGCTCGACAGCGTGCGTGACACGTTGAAGCTGCCGCCGACCATCGGCAGCTTCTTCATTCCCCTGGCGGCATCGATGTTCCGCGCCGGCGCCGGCATCGGCCAGACCGTCGGCGTGCTGTTCATCGCCAAGCTGTACGGCGTGGATCTCGGGACGGCGCAGCTCGCGACGATCGCCGTCACCAGCGTCATCACGTCGTTCTCCGTGCCCGGCGTGCCGGGTGGCAGCATCCTCGTGATGATTCCCGTGCTCATGTCGGCGGGGATTCCCATCGAAGGCATCGGGATCCTGCTCGGCGTGGATACGATCCCCGACATGTTCCGCACGACGACGAACGTGACCGGCCACATGGCGGCGGCGACGGTGCTCGCGCGCGGCGAAGGCGGCGGCGACCGCGCCGTCGGCGCCACCGCAGCCTGA
- a CDS encoding HAD family hydrolase, whose amino-acid sequence MSERRVAVLFDLDGTLVDSIELLVASMEYSFEGRERRPSVAEWLPLIGTPLDAMLARWAEGPADVEALRARYREHQLAKHDEMLKLYPGMVETVRALHAAGHPLAVVTSKLEVGARRALKFAQIEECFAAVVGIDHTAKHKPEPEPVWHALERLQMPRERAMFVGDSTHDMHAGRAAGVYTVAALWGPYTRAQLEPTTPDAFIASFDELMPLVTRLASR is encoded by the coding sequence GTGAGCGAAAGGCGGGTGGCGGTGCTGTTCGACTTGGACGGCACGTTGGTGGATTCGATCGAGTTGCTCGTGGCGAGTATGGAGTACTCGTTCGAGGGGCGCGAGCGACGGCCGAGCGTGGCGGAGTGGCTGCCGCTGATCGGGACGCCGCTGGACGCGATGCTGGCGCGCTGGGCCGAAGGGCCGGCGGACGTGGAAGCGCTGCGGGCGCGCTACCGCGAGCATCAACTGGCCAAGCACGACGAGATGCTCAAGCTGTATCCCGGCATGGTGGAGACGGTGCGGGCGCTGCACGCGGCGGGCCATCCGCTAGCGGTGGTGACGAGCAAGCTCGAGGTCGGAGCGAGGCGCGCGCTCAAGTTCGCGCAGATCGAGGAGTGCTTCGCGGCGGTGGTGGGCATCGATCACACGGCCAAGCACAAGCCGGAACCCGAGCCCGTGTGGCATGCGCTGGAGCGTCTGCAGATGCCGCGCGAGCGGGCGATGTTCGTGGGCGACAGTACGCACGACATGCATGCGGGGCGTGCCGCCGGCGTCTACACGGTGGCCGCGCTGTGGGGGCCGTACACCCGAGCCCAGCTCGAGCCCACGACCCCCGATGCGTTCATCGCGAGCTTCGACGAGCTGATGCCGCTCGTCACGCGCTTGGCTAGTCGATGA
- a CDS encoding DUF4377 domain-containing protein, producing MRPLRLLVAVSALTLSACADLLGVKDIVEFTVMEARVACTGIFDQPETCLLVRMRGEESERLFYDEIEGFEFKPGVRQLIRVERIRIQNPPQDGSSYRYRLIEVIARMVASPVP from the coding sequence ATGCGCCCCCTCCGACTGCTCGTGGCCGTCTCGGCCCTGACCCTCTCCGCCTGCGCCGACCTCCTTGGCGTCAAGGACATCGTCGAGTTCACGGTCATGGAAGCGCGCGTCGCCTGTACCGGCATCTTCGACCAACCCGAGACCTGCCTCCTGGTGCGCATGCGCGGCGAGGAGAGCGAGCGGTTGTTCTACGATGAGATCGAAGGCTTCGAGTTCAAGCCCGGTGTGCGCCAGTTGATCCGCGTGGAGCGCATCCGCATCCAGAACCCGCCGCAGGACGGCTCGAGCTACCGCTACCGGCTGATCGAGGTTATTGCGCGGATGGTGGCGTCGCCGGTTCCGTAA
- a CDS encoding NUDIX hydrolase, whose product MPGSPPADLSKAEMMGAELAPQFARLQRALAARPAALAERDEPFKEAAVALVLRPAADELELLLMRRAAREGDPWSGQIGLPGGRWDATDPSLEHTALRETFEEVGIDLRVHGQVLGQLDELRPRTPVLPPIIVRPFVCALHADVRIVPNHEVAELRWVRLGELFHPETRVRTSVRVRDLQMKVEAYQLGDFTVWGMTERILATFEGIWR is encoded by the coding sequence GTGCCTGGGTCGCCGCCGGCGGACCTGTCGAAGGCTGAGATGATGGGCGCGGAGCTCGCGCCGCAGTTCGCGCGGCTGCAGCGTGCCCTCGCGGCGCGCCCGGCCGCGCTCGCCGAGCGCGACGAGCCGTTCAAGGAAGCGGCCGTCGCGCTCGTGTTGCGTCCGGCCGCGGACGAACTCGAGTTGCTCTTGATGCGTCGCGCGGCGCGTGAAGGCGACCCGTGGAGCGGGCAGATCGGACTGCCGGGCGGCCGCTGGGATGCGACGGATCCGTCGCTCGAGCATACGGCGCTGCGCGAGACCTTCGAGGAGGTCGGCATCGACCTGCGCGTGCACGGGCAGGTGCTCGGCCAGCTCGACGAGCTGCGTCCGCGCACGCCGGTGCTGCCGCCGATCATCGTGCGGCCGTTCGTGTGCGCGCTGCATGCCGACGTGCGCATCGTGCCGAATCACGAAGTGGCGGAGCTGCGCTGGGTGCGCTTGGGCGAGCTGTTCCACCCCGAGACGCGCGTGCGCACCAGCGTGCGGGTGCGCGACCTGCAGATGAAGGTCGAGGCGTATCAGCTCGGGGACTTCACGGTGTGGGGGATGACGGAGCGCATCCTTGCGACGTTCGAGGGGATCTGGCGATGA